A window of Indicator indicator isolate 239-I01 chromosome 25, UM_Iind_1.1, whole genome shotgun sequence contains these coding sequences:
- the GSR gene encoding glutathione reductase, mitochondrial: MAAAAYELLVLGGGSGGLAGARRAAELGARVALVEPHRFGGTCVNVGCVPKKVMWNAAVHAEYIHDHADYGFETPGVKFSWRTIKEKRDAYVRRLNEIYESNLNKAHIDIIRGYGKFTADPQPTIEVDGKKFTAPHILIATGGRPAVPSDSEIPGASLGITSDGFFELEELPRRSVIVGAGYIAVEMVGILSTLGSKASLLIRKDKVLRTFDSMISSNCTQELENIGVDVWKHTKVKMITKSPCGLLDVTVTSSVPGHKPAEGIIQDVDCLLWATGREPNTKDLGLDLVGVQVDSQGHVVVDEYQNTSRRGVYAVGDVCGRALLTPVAIAAGRKLAHRLFEGKRDSRLDYHNIPTVVFSHPPIGTVGLTEDEAVATHGRENVKIYSTSFTPMYYAVTQRKVKCVMKVVCAGKEEKVVGLHMQGVGCDEMLQGFAVAIKMGATKADLDNTVAIHPTSAEELVTLR; this comes from the exons ATGGCGGCGGCTGCCTacgagctgctggtgctgggtggtGGCTCTGGGGGGTTGGCGGGGGCCCGGCGGGCGGCGGAGCTGGGAGCTCGGGTCGCCTTGGTGGAGCCGCACCGCTTCGGTGGCACCTGC GTCAATGTTGGGTGTGTGCCAAAGAAG GTGATGTGGAATGCAGCTGTCCACGCGGAGTACATCCACGATCACGCTGACTACGGCTTCGAGACGCCCGGAGTCAAGTTCAGCTGGAG GACAATTAAGGAGAAGCGCGATGCTTACGTGAGGCGCCTGAACGAGATCTATGAAAGCAACCTGAACAAG GCTCACATCGACATCATCCGGGGCTATGGCAAGTTCACCGCCGATCCTCAGCCCACCATCGAGGTGGATGGGAAGAAGTTCACAGCTCCTCACATCCTTATAGCCACGGGTGGGCGACCAGCTGTCCCTTCTGACAGCGAAATTCCTG GTGCCAGCCTGGGGATAACCAGTGATGGCTTCTTTGAACTGGAGGAGCTGCCCAG GCGCAGCGTCATCGTGGGTGCCGGCTACATCGCGGTGGAAATGGTTGGGATCCTGTCCACGCTGGGCTCCAAGGCATCCCTGCTGATCCGCAAGGACAAG gtgcTGAGGACCTTTGACTCCATGATCAGCTCAAACTGCACCCAGGAGCTGGAGAACATTGGAGTGGATGTTTGGAAGCACACAAAG GTCAAGATGATCACCAAGTCCCCTTGTGGGTTGCTGGATGTGACGGTGACCTCCTCAGTGCCCGGCCATAAGCCAGCAGAGGGAATCATCCAGGATGTCGACTGCCTGCTGTGGGCTACGGGGAGGGAGCCCAACACCAAGGACCTGGGTCTGGACCTAGTG GGCGTGCAGGTGGACTCCCAGGGCCATGTGGTGGTGGACGAGTACCAGAACACCAGCAGGAGAGGAGTCTATGCCGTCGGGGACGTCTGTGGGCGAGCCCTCCTGACGCCAG TGGCCATCGCGGCCGGCAGGAAGCTGGCCCACAGGCTCTTCGAGGGCAAGCGGGACTCCCGCCTGGACTACCACAACATCCCCACCGTCGTTTTCAGCCACCCGCCCATCGGCACCGTGGGCCTCACTGAAG atgaggctgtggccacgCATGGCAGGGAGAATGTGAAGATCTACAGCACATCCTTCACCCCCATGTACTATGCTGTCACCCAGAGGAAGGTGAAGTGTGTCATGAAGGTTGTGTGCGCTGGCAAGGAGGAGAAG GTGGTGGGATTGCACATGCAAGGGGTGGGCTGTGACGAAATGCTGCAGGGCTTTGCTGTGGCCATCAAAATGGGGGCCACCAAGGCCGACCTGGACAACACTGTTGCCATTCACCCCActtctgctgaggagctggtgaCTCTGCGCTGA
- the PPP2CB gene encoding serine/threonine-protein phosphatase 2A catalytic subunit beta isoform yields MEEKGFAKELDQWIEQLNECRQLSESQVRSLCEKAKEILTKESNVQEVRCPVTVCGDVHGQFHDLMELFRIGGKSPDTNYLFMGDYVDRGYYSVETVTLLVALKVRYPERITILRGNHESRQITQVYGFYDECLRKYGNANVWKYFTDLFDYLPLTALVDGQIFCLHGGLSPSIDTLDHIRALDRLQEVPHEGPMCDLLWSDPDDRGGWGISPRGAGYTFGQDISETFNHANGLTLVSRAHQLVMEGYNWCHDRNVVTIFSAPNYCYRCGNQAAIMELDDTLKYSFLQFDPAPRRGEPHVTRRTPDYFL; encoded by the exons ATGGAGGAGAAGGGTTTCGCCAAGGAGCTGGATCAGTGGATCGAGCAGCTGAACGAGTGCCGGCAGCTGAGTGAGAGCCAGGTCCGCAGCCTCTGCGAGAAG GCTAAGGAAATCCTCACTAAAGAATCCAATGTGCAGGAGGTACGTTGCCCAGTCACCGTCTGTGGAGATGTCCATGGGCAGTTCCATGACCTTATGGAGCTCTTCAGAATCGGTGGGAAGTCGCCAGACACAAATTACCTGTTCATGGGTGACTACGTGGACAGAGGCTACTACTCGGTGGAGACGGTGACTCTTCTAGTAGCATTGAAG GTGCGTTACCCAGAGCGCATCACCATCCTGAGGGGCAACCACGAGAGCAGGCAGATCACACAGGTGTATGGCTTCTACGACGAGTGCCTGCGCAAGTACGGCAACGCCAACGTCTGGAAGTACTTCACAGATCTCTTCGATTACCTGCCGCTCACAGCTCTAGTAGATGGCCAG ATATTCTGTCTCCATGGTGGCCTCTCTCCATCCATAGACACACTGGATCATATCAGGGCTCTGGACCGCCTGCAGGAAGTTCCACATGAG GGTCCCATGTGTGATCTGCTGTGGTCGGATCCGGACGATCGCGGCGGCTGGGGCATATCTCCACGTGGTGCTGGCTACACCTTTGGGCAAGACATTTCTGAAACATTTAACCATGCCAATGGTCTCACACTGGTCTCCCGTGCTCACCAACTTGTCATGGAG GGTTATAACTGGTGCCATGACCGGAACGTGGTGACCATCTTCAGCGCGCCCAATTACTGTTACCGCTGTGGGAACCAGGCTGCTATCATGGAACTAGATGACACTTTAAAATATTCCTT CCTCCAGTTTGACCCAGCACCTCGTCGTGGAGAGCCTCATGTTACCCGTCGCACCCCAGACTACTTCCTATAA